CAAATGCAAAGTATATGGTGCATATTGTGGCAAAATACATTCACACATACCGATCTCAGTTGTAGGTCCAAGTTTGAATTTCTATCATCCTCTTGCGATAGAAATACTCAAGAACAATAAAAGGAGAAAAGATGAGGATAATACAATATACGAAGATATAGATTATTTTTCATCCATTCAAGCCAAATCGTCGATTGATGACGAGCCTGATGATAGTTCGCCAACTAATGCTGGTAGCATAATTCTTTTATTTGAACCGATTAGAGATTGTAAATTCTTATTACTTGGCGATGCAAATCGAGCTGCTATCACGGATGCAATTTCTAATAATGCGAACTTGTCAGGCTGTAGGATAAAAGTTCCACATCATGGAAGTAAACATAATCTGAACTCGTTGTTGATTGATAAATTGGCTCCATGCTGTGCGATTATTTCCGCAAAAGGCTCTCGTAAACATCCCAGCAAAGGAATTGTTTATTGCCTCAGTAATCATTGCAATGTCTATTCGACTCATAAGAGTGGAACTCTAACTCATACATCTTATCCTATTACTAACCCCGCAACTCCATTAAAGGAAAAACAATAAGGTTCGATGTCGAATTTCAGTTATCGAATATGTATAATAAAAAGTGTTGTTATTGAAGTTTGTTTGATTGAATCTGTTTTGGCAATGATAAGACCACAACCTTATTTGTCTG
The window above is part of the Butyricimonas paravirosa genome. Proteins encoded here:
- a CDS encoding ComEC/Rec2 family competence protein; amino-acid sequence: MPNYEVHYLSVSDADAIIIRYEDSGNQYVVLIDAGNVSDSDNIKNYIWNHWKTYTIDLAICTHPDSDHKGGFFGLLNDRDVSIKEFWLNTPEDVISEDEYNRLYLKRNRLSHCRECYAHPTDTDSLNLINLAVSNKCKVYGAYCGKIHSHIPISVVGPSLNFYHPLAIEILKNNKRRKDEDNTIYEDIDYFSSIQAKSSIDDEPDDSSPTNAGSIILLFEPIRDCKFLLLGDANRAAITDAISNNANLSGCRIKVPHHGSKHNLNSLLIDKLAPCCAIISAKGSRKHPSKGIVYCLSNHCNVYSTHKSGTLTHTSYPITNPATPLKEKQ